Part of the Anopheles coluzzii chromosome 3, AcolN3, whole genome shotgun sequence genome is shown below.
TAGTGCGAGTGAGGTTGTGGTTGTTTTCCATTGCTTTGGAGCGCGAGACTAGATCCTAGCGGATTGATCGAAGATTCCCAGGCAGACAGTAgaacgagtgtgtgtgagagagagaaagagtgcaTGTGAAGAAGAGTGTACCCTACTGTTGCTCGTTCCGGTCGCGTCGGTGTGCTATGCACGTAGTCGGCTGCTAGTGTGTGACGTGCGTGAGCGTGCAAGTGTGCTCCATTAACCCCAGTGCGCCCCTTTCAGACATCCGACCTCTCGTCTCGTTCGATTTCGGGACTGTCGTGGTGCGGCATCCCACGGGAATGGTTGCCGTGCGAAGGTAAAACCCGGCCGAGCGTGTGGTAGCGAGTTCCTATTCTGCAGCAACTCCGGACGGTACGGACACTGCGGCGCAAGAGGGAGAGCAAGCGGACCATAGCGGACATTGTCTTCGacctttttgaatttctttgcGAAGCGTTTCGTGACTGGGACTTTCAAGCGGCCCCCGTTGACCTATACGCACATatacacatttacacacacgcGGCAGCACACGCGCCCGGCAGAACCTGCTAAAGACCTGTTGAATATCGGTAGCTTGTGGCAATAGAACCATTGGCAGGAGGTGTTCGTGTCTGGATCCATCAccgacacacaaacatacacacaaacacacacatacaaaacatacacacacgggcTACACGGTGAGCCTGCACGGACAGGTCCCAAAGGTCCCGGAAGTACCACCTGGACGCGACGCGGCACACAAAAAGAATCATCCATCTAGCTCGGCATCCTCGTGCAGCCTCCAGCCGTCCCCTCCCCCCTCGCATTACCCCAAGAACACTGCCCCCTTCCCCATCgggttcgtgcgtgtgtgtcccCCCATCGGCTAGTGTGTTTGCGAGTGGGCGTgtgtggcagcagcagtggtgaAAAATGATCCGACCGATACTACCGATCCTGGCGTACATGAGCGTGCTCTCGAGTACGTACTCGCTGCACATGGCACGCGATGCCTACATCaagccaccgccgccgcccccgCCCGCCCAGCTGCTCGACGAGCTGGACGACATGTCGGAGCTGCTGGCCGAGAACGGGGTCGACCTGATGCGGCCGCTCATGGGCACGGTACACCAGAAAACACACGCCGGAACTGGCACCGGCAGCGGCGGTGGCAGTGgaagcatcatcagcatcggcagcagcagcaatggtgCGGTGGCGCTCGGCACCATCAACCACGTGGCGAGCAATGAGCTGCCGGAGCTGAGCCCGCCGCCCGCCCATCTGCCGGCGGCGATGCGCCATGGTCCGATCGGGCCGCTGGTCGGGCAGCCGCCGCGCGGCCTGCAGGAGCTGTTCGGCGTGCAGACCAACTTCGACATACGcgcagcgcagcagcagctgtccCACGGTGGGCCGAACGGGGTGGCCGCCTCCTTCGACCTCAACCAGTCCGCCTCCGCCAGTGGTATGGACGATCGGGATGATGATAATcgtgtcggtggtggtggtggtggtggtgatgacaTCAACGgaactggtgctggtggtgggggTGGTGGACAGGGAAACGGTAATCTGCAGCGATCGGCAGCTAGCAGCAAGCGTGCGTCACCGACCGGCAGCCGCAACAAGATGATGGCCGACTCCGGCCAagatggcggcggcggcagcagtagTGGTCTGCCCTCGATCCCGCACGGCATCGCGAACCAGATGATGCTGCGCAGTACGCGCGGCCAGCGGCAGTACGATGTACCGCAGATCGGTAAGTGAAGTGACctttacttttgttttgtaattgataAGGAAGAAGATGTCATACAATGTGACCTTTGAATGGGTTCAATACGTATTGTGTTCTGTCTCGAATTATCGAAACAGGCACAGCGTGCTTAATGTATCTTACGGGCATATTTGGTGtacaaaaacattatttttgaaattctCCGATGAAATGGTTAAAGctaatttgtttcattaattGATGCGTATGAGCCCGGCATACCTGTTGCAAATTGGTTGTATCGTATCAATTTTCTTCGTGCATCTCGTCTGAATGTTTAGCGTCCTTGTAATCGTTGTGCGTAAATGTGGGACTATGTAAACCATTTGTTGTAATATacaaatatatatacatacatatagagacagtcccgtggtacagtcgtcaactcgaacaacCCAacacagggtttcgaatcatataagggaatagttcaatcacttaggggaatgttgcaaatcgatagtagaatgttgcaagcaagctgtggaAGCTTGCAATCACATAGAGGAGTGTTGCAAACGAATTGGGGGATTTTGCAAGCATACTGTGGAGCCGTCATCAGGCTGTGGGTGCCGCCGTAAATACTCCaaaatatttttgataattttactACTTTATCATGTTTAGCTTTAACTCCGGTGcaggatttatttagtttatcatTTGTACTGCTGAATgccacacgaaaacaactccaaatgATATTTTTGAGAAACCAGCATCGGTATCTATTCGAAGATTTTTACACCGGTGTCCACAGTCTGATGGCAGCTCCCCAGTATGCTGGCCAAAATTCTCCTAGTCGATTGCAACGCTCCCCTACAAGAATGCAAACTTCCACAGCATGCTTTGTGAAATGGTTTTAAACATTCGATCGAAAGGAAAATTATTtggcatttgacaattgatgtgtcaaatcagtacaagtTGCTCAAAGAACACTCAAATAGAATTCTAGCTAATTAAACGTCGTATGGTTAATTTCGCATCGAAAATGTTGACAAACAAACTAATTATATTGAATTATATCTAATGTCTGTATTTTTTACTTGCACGTTATTTGTGTAAGTCGTGAAATCTGACCagaacagagagaaagagctaaGGTGTTCTCGTTTATAAAAGTAACTCTTAACTTAACTCTCCTGTAAAAGATAACACTCAAGGAAGCATACTTAACGTTCCTTTGGGTTCAGTTTTTAttgaataaacataaaaacgtccgtaacaaattattatttacttatttgttTAGTTGTTTTAAATGTGTCGCAACCGAGAGTTAATTCATTCTTGTCCAGGGAGACCTCATTAATTTTCTGAACATTAATTTTCTGAAactttatattatattatatttaaataCTCATGTCCAACACACTTCTTTGATAGAGATTTTACTGACTcaaatattttgttattttgaaaactttaaaaatttTGACCAATAAAAAACATTTCTCAAAAAGAGTTGAAAATTTAAGTGAAATATTGCATTACAAAGTTGTGTATCGTGaatatttcaaaacatttctATAATACGCTTGATTTCCACTGATCAACAGATTGCAATTAATTCGCTAAGCTGCGTCATTACGAGAAGAAGTTATTTACATGAAGTTGCTTAAGAATCATTTAAAGATAATTgaatatacacatacacaacttgTTGTTTTCCGGAtcaatgtttttcaacaacaaatcTAATTCCTGTTGatttcaaaaattcaaaacatatGTGTTCTATTCTATACAGACATTCAGCTTCTAACAATCCATAATTCAATTGAAGAACCTTAATTCCTGTGTTCCCAAAACTGTCGGTCTCTCGCACAACTGTTTGCTCCATATTGCGGAGACAAATGCATCACAATGCAAAGCTTGTTGAGCTTCAATTGAATTTCGTTTCGTAGAAACCGGCTCAAAGAGTTACCGTTCTCTTGCGCCACCAGTTCGTTTCCTTTCATCCATCCATATCCGAGAAGCAGTGCGAGATGCGACATTCAAAAATGTTTGGTGCAACCATGCAACCATGCCCTGACTCAAGGGCGCTTCAATTTCCCTGTGCACATCCAACAAGTGCTCACTGTGTGGAGCGCGGTGGCCCGTTCATCGACCGGGACTCTTCCGTTCGTtggaaattaaatcaaattacaCACTAAAAATTGTTACggcaatcaaatcaaaataaatgcCATCGTCCATACCGTGACCGAATGTCCCTCCCTTTTGCTTTTCCTCGCCGGTGCCACACAAATCCGACCAACCCTTAGTCCGTGTGTATACGTGATACACGTCGGTTGTCCCGTAGAATGTCGAATCCACAGCAATCCGCGCACGGAAAAGCGCTCGCTCGGGACCGGATGGGGTTAGGGAAGCGAGCTGGGGACAGGTTTTTCGTTACCAGTGTACGTGTACCCCGATGCGGCGCGGTATACCTATGCTTTCATGATGGATGGGTAAAGCGAAGCATTCCGAAGCACTCGAGTACGGTAAAagcaaaaaggaggaaaatgtCCCCACGGATGGTACGGTTTGGGTGGAAATATATGACCGTCTTCCCACAAAGAGCAAGCGTTCGATACGCCCCACACGGTGAGCATAATGTAAATTGaccctcgtgtgtgtgtgtgtgtgggtgcacCTTTTCTGAGTTGGCGATATTTTATTTCCACATTTAATGATCTGTTCTCGGTGTGGGATTCTGCCACCGGTCGTTCTCAGTGGGGCtgataaaaaacgaaaagtCTGTCCCTAGCCTAAGCCTGGAGGGTTGACATTTACCATCTGCACACTGTCGACTTCTTCGACCAAACCTCTACAAGCTGGCAGAAGGAAACGTGAAATGTGAACCCTCCCACCGCAAACCGTAAGCACATTTGCGTCGGAGGCAAAAACGCACATAAAAGCTTAAACTGCGAGCGAGAGAACTAATACGAACCACGCGGTAAGCAAAACATCGCTGCCCGCAAATCCTACAGGTTCCGCGGCGGCTTATTGGCTACGTGCTTGTGTCGGCTATGGGTGACAGCGTGTGCATTCCAATTCAGAAATGGCCGGGCTCGatcgtttctttttgttgcacATCCTTTCTCTCCCGCTTCGTGGAACAACACCCACCTGAACTGTGTAAAGCCGATACGTGACGGGATCTACTGCTGATTGCTGGTAGCCGCTCAGGTGCGTCTCCTTGCGCTCTTGAACAGCCACACTGCACTGGGACGCTGCGTTGCGGTGCGGACAAATTGCGGTCACATTAAGTCAATTTGGTGTGGTAGGtggattaaattaaattgaccTGTCACTTTCACGGCTGGCCGGGTTGACGGACCGACGGTTTCGATGGTTCCGATCGTGAGGCACATTCAAAAGTAAACGACGATTTATATTCAAATCAGTAAGTGTAGATTACAAAGCATTGAACCAAAGGGACGGTGGGACTTATTGCCGTAAAAAGACGGttgaaattaaaagaaaaacaggtaCAGGTTAGGATGTTGCCAATAACATAAAGATACACGAATATTTCAACTTTTTGAAATAACAGTACGCTTTACCTATCAAAAATTAACAATGATTATacttgaaaaaacaaacaattaggAAGAAATCGATTTTTCTGCTTTCCTTATTCTACTTATATGGATTCCTATAGTAGTTGATCTGAATGGTATATTATTGTATACAGATAGTTTAGAAAACTTCAACTCAAATCAGTGGTATCCAACCTGTCGTTCGTGGACTACTTGTCGTCCGTAGCGTGAACAGACGTGGTTAGCGAAAGCTTTGATTTTTGAAAAAGGAAAGCTTATTACGACACATTTTGTTAATTGTTTTCCCACAATCAAGATaaaaattttcaacacgaATGTCTAGAATAACATTGAAGCATATTTTCGCTCTAAACGTAAatttagggtaaatgtacctatagtggtggtagtaccaatagtggtggtattgcactaaaatgcggttcatacggcaaattacaagtaattaagttatttaagttagtgtgaaatgttctttaaccttttacaaagggtttaaaagttaaatggggccattccgttacttagtgaccgaaaaatccattattttgtgaaatgagtcaacatttttccaaaatccttaggatttcataacgaaactcatttttctgttaacctTCTAAATGACCatataaccacgcaattactagtttttcaacataactgttatgaaatgttattgttttactaaaattatttgccttttgaccatatttatgcatttttgagtgttttttaccatagtgccattataggtacacaaaacaggcagttcctatagtggttatagttataaaatcaataaaaacaggtcgttttagattttttcgaggataattttgacatgtcgtactgttttcactaaaataagcaacataaatgagttttatttaggtaatttaccaaaaacaggccaaaattcgcttatatgactgaatgaaaaattgacttcaaatcaagcacactcttccgggtgtaggttgatgacaggtgtgatgcagtactttagtcaatagtttcattgatcaaatttatacatttttttacgatcaaattacgcaagaaacctatattatggcagtaatccttgctattcatacgaaaacagcttcgaaactaagtttcattgatattatacaccgtttttgatgcatctttgtttaccaccactataggaacacaatacgacgactataggaaccataccaccattataggtacaacgaagcagtcacaaaaaattgtattttttcgaaaatttgatgtatttcatggtaaaaatggttgtgattgcgaagataaaacatattacaattgctatgtgttaaaatattcagaaattatcCTTCCtcacactttaaatccattaaaacacatcggtaccactacaaattgcaccactattggtacatttaccctaattaaaatttttgttAAAGTTTATCGTAATAAAAGTttcattttgattattatgTACACAGAATTGCATCGCTTTACAAGTTATATAGGCGAAATGATAACAAATTtctaaaaaaatgaaaacaaaaagaaaaaaaatcttataaattaaacaaaattgacTATTACAATCACTTTAGTCATACCTGAaacatttttgtgttttctcaATCACCAAATTTCGATGAAATAATATTGAAAAGATAAAAGACATTAAACACTCTTGAAACGTATTCTCATTGTCACAAGCACTGTAATAGTAATAGAAACTGATATTTGACATTCTTAATCAAATTTTTACATTAACTTAATTTTAAGAGTGAAACATGCGAAATTGCACTACAAATCAACAAATCTTAAGCCGCACTTGATACATTTCATGTGCTTAAAAGAGCTTAATCGTGTTTTTACATTTGATTTGAGAAACTACGCACACACCATTTCATCTATCATTGTCAGCACCAGCCCATTGTGCAGCGGCAGACACTGTTAACGGCCCTGTCGTCTCCGGACACCGTTGGCACAGGTGCGGCATCATTTGGGTCATTTGGCATACATTATAAGCAcggcgaaaagaaaagaaaagaaaaagcgtttttaaatttccaatttccaacagACCTCCAACTGTTTGacatgtgtgcgcgtgtgtgtgtgtgtgtgtcgtgtgccGGTGGACGCGCAAGCTGTTATTCAGAGGAATGGCTCAAAAGCTTGTGTGCAAGCCCGTACACGCTCATCACTGTATCATTATCGCAACCCCCGGGGGGGAGAACATTCCCAAGAAAATTCATTTCCTTTCGCCTATGAATAAAATTGGcaaaaggtgttttttttttttcatgtgcGCTTACCTTCCAATCCTCCTACGCAAGCACTCAGGCGGTGCCGTGGTACGGTGTCAAAGCGCAACACACTTGAGCGCCAACGAACGGTGCGGCGCTGCTGGAGCTCAACCGAAAATCGTCAATTTTCACTAATGGTGTAACGATGCCTTTTACATATCATTTTTCGATATAATCCACCGGCGTGGGAAGCAACCCACAGCGGTGCACGGTGGGGGACGCCTTTTCCCAACCCCTTGGTCGAATGAGCCGAACAGCAGGATTAGCGGGTGCGAGAGaaagtgtgtgagagagcgagagacacgACAAGCCGTGAATgaagacacatacacagagtGCGCGAAAGAGCACAACAAATGGGAGacgaaaaaagagagaaaaagagcgaGAGCATTCGCATTTGCAGAGCGTCAATTTCCGCCGCGCGTTGTCCTTGGATGCGTATACGCAGGAGCGAAACAATCGCCTTGTTCTTCGCTACCTGCCACGTAACCTTCAGAATTGTCCGACTGGCAGGGAATGTCAGGGATGTCAGGGTGTCGGCCGGTCGGGCCGATCTAACCGTGCTCGGTTCGGTGCTTCCGCGAAACTCACGCACCATTTGttcacacttacacacacacacgcacacacacacagcggccATAGGCCGAGCGTTTGCTGCTTCGCTCCGATCACCTCACCTGTCAGCCGCACGCAGGCCACAGGAAAAGCTCACCTGTTGCGCAATTTCCTGCCGTCTGTCGGCTGacgcttgcgtgtgtgtgtgtgagtgtaacTCTTGCCCCGCTGAAACAAAGCAATGTACACATACACCAGCCCCAGCTTTTCCCAATGGGAGTGAAGATGGAGAAGGAAGAAACAAAGCGAACAAAAGTAAAGTACAGGCGCCGTTCTGAACCTCTGAGCTCCCCCTTAGCAGGAATCATTTTCCATCAGCTCGCAGTGCGTTGGGTCCACCTTTGCTTGCTCTGTGTCATGAAGCGGTCCACCAGCCACTTTCCAGGAAGCGCGTTCCACCGGCTCCAATTTTTGGGACATGACAAAACGGGAGACAAACGCCATAAAATGGCTCATCTAGCAGACCGTTGGGTGATGAGCGAAACAAAGGGAGCATGGGACacaccgaaaaacaaaaatgcggTAGAAAAATGGCTATGCTACGCTACGTAAAGTTGTccatttttatgtttctgCGGCTGATGGGATGATGACGGTGCGGTTGCTTACCTTTAGGCGGTTTCGGGAGGCCGTTTTCGGATGAAAATAATTCACTTCCTTCCGGGCTTTTGTGCTAGAgtatgtggttgtgtgtgtgtgtgtgtgtgtgtgtgtgtgtgtgtgtgtgtgtgtgtgtggatgtgtttttgtgatgAAAGTTTGGATAGAACATCCCAAAACATCACGATCCAAGGTCCAGCATGAATGCATGTACATGTGCGCCTGTGCGGCAGTGCGTTCGGTGCGTCATTGTATAACAATGGtaatttgctgtttttttttctagctcCTTTAAATCGATGTTTTGTTGAATCTTTTTTATGGTTTATTGCTTAATCAATTGCgcaaaaaacatataaaaataaaacaaaatataaataaaatataaaaccaaAGAAGAGACTTTCGAAAGCCATTAGAATATGTTTTGTCGAATAAAAAGGAGATGCACAGCACAAGTTGAAGttatttatgcttttttcataACCTTTCTCCTAACCGATTCACGTACCTTAACTATAATAAAGATAATATTTTCCATACTGTTTCACATTCTGCCACACGAACGAAACGGCAACGTAATACGAAATTCAGGTCGGCTTCCCATTTACACCCCGCGGCATTGCGAAACGGTTAACTTGAACCTGAGCGCACAAATTTCACCTCGATAACGGCAAAACTCATTACCGCTGGCGGTACGAATCATTTGCAAGTGAAATTAATTCTCGCTCATGAACGTCACATGTTCGCAATCGGATGGAGAAGGGCGCGAGGGGGAGAGGCAGCGTTTGTGGAGAATAAATATTCCTACCTAGAACTGTTTGCGTATGGCCACGTTCCCTACGCTCATGCAATATACATTCGCGCAACCGTACGCCATTCgcagcgcacacacagaggTGCACGGCTACGCAGATCCGCACGAGATCCGATAAACTTTTCGTAAAGTGTTACAAATTATAAGCTCATCTAACGCCCGTTTTACCAACCGGCAGGGAAATCGCTTTGACTCCCAAACCTATCTGCCAGTTGAAACATTTaccccgcacacacaaacacacacacacacacactctgcgGCATGCACTGCATCTGTCATGCACTCACGCCGCAAGGGGACGGGCAAAACAAAGCACGGTGCTAAGTTTGCAAGGATCAACCTCGAAAACTTGTCAAAAGCCACGTACACAAGCTGGAACGGATCGACGGCGCGTCGGGCGTGGTAGATTAGCGACACGACACGTGGAAAATGTTCTCTCACGACGTTCAAACACAGCACGGGAGAAGAAAGGAAGTGTTTCCTGGTGCATCCTTTGGTGTTTTTGGGACACGTTACCGTAGCGCTGCAACGTACGCATGCTACCGTGAACGCTGCTTTTCCTTATTGGCGAGGAAAAGATTATCACTTGATGACGAGGGTTTGGAAAGGGCGATAAGGTGGAACGGCAGGGCGATACAAGGTTGGGTTGAGCGCTCGAGCGGTGCAGTGTGGAGATTTATGTTGCCCTTAACTTTTATGATCCAACTATGCTGAAGCTATCAGACAACAAAGGCTTACATCGAATGAGCTATGGATTAAATTGTCAGAAAGTTGCTAGTGGCATAGAAAGTACAAACCTAAAGCTTCAAACTTTTCAAGTGTCACTCATATTTAAGTGACTGTGTAAGTGACAGGAAGAATTGGTTGTCTGTTGCGCGTACTTGAGAGTAATAAATTAAGTAATGTCACAAACCATTGATGACGGTTGTCGTTGCAAACGCTTCATAAAACTCGAAATAACATTAGAAAGTATGATTAACAGTTAATAAGGTAATTGAATATCTTCGATTTAAGTTTACTGATGGTTACATCTTTTTTTGTGACTTTTACGTTTTTTGATAATTACTGAATTGCATCGAATTACAGACACTTAAActactttttttattcagtttaTTCGTGAAAATAATTCGTTTTGGATAGCGTGATGACGAAATTGGCTTCCATTGTTAACTACTTCCGCAATGGATTTCGATGTAGTCTAACTGATCTGGACCAGATTAGTGGGAGTTACCATATAAATTACTCTGGAGTTGCTAAACTGAAGCAAAACTGTCCAGATTGTGAATTAATAGcaataatataattatttatcGAGACATTAGGGCAAACCAGAGGTCATACATACTTTGGATTGATTTTAGTACATAATTGAAGCTGTCCATTCTTGAACATATTAAATTTCGCGCACGTAGTTCAATCCTTAGGCtaaaaccattattttttACTAATTCTATATCGACAGAGTTTGGCTCAAATGACCCGATTTCAAAAAGGATCAATGCCTATTCGTCTGCAAATTGTGTTGTTGATTTTAATGTTAGCGTGAACAAACTTAACTCACTATTGCGAAGGGCATTTCAACGAGaatattttggttttgattttggttCCCACTTATTTTATCTCTTTCGTTTTATTAGTTTGTTGTATAGTTGCTTGGCCTATAGTTGCTTGATGActcttttcaaaataattaaataaataaggtaagtgtaccaattgtggctatagcaccaattatggctataacgAACACTATTTTCGCTCTAAAACAGTATATATGCATTCTAAAACCACGGAaggattttttatttcaattatgaacattttaacacatttgtgctTCATTAGTTCCGTGCTGCTCACTTCCGTTTGTTAAATATCAaccttttaaaatgtgttgccaagATTGTTGGTGTCTCTTACCATTTTGCTAAGAGCAGCACTGTAGGATATTAGCTATTTTCAAGCACCTAACCATATTTTTATCTCAAAATCGTCattttggtgcaaaatattAGTTATTTAACGACTACACATCAAAATTTACCGAAATTTCATCTAAAATATGCCTTTTTTCTGTAcgtccataattggtacaactAACCTTCGGTGTACCAAATATCGCAGTATGCTATGGATGCTTTGTTGACCACTGTTGTTTTGGTCGTAGCGCGTAGTTTATATGTGAACAACTCGGGTTTCTCGTTGTTATTTTCGCAATATaaagtgttattttgtgttttaagcATCATTTTCTTGTAAAGTTTTCAAATCAGTGATCAGAAATCGAATCAGTTTCACCAAAATAAAACAGCCTTGAATGACTTTCATACGAAGAAAGCGAAATTTGAAGCCGCTCGTGTCGCTTTATTGCCAAATGCGCCCTGATTGATAGTTAGTGCTAGTCTTGGCCAGAAGTATCTTGGTCAGAAGATGATTGAACTATGGCTACGATTCttcattttaacaaattcaaaCAGACCACCCTGATTTGTGCTCATTTTCGTATCGCGCTGAAACGGTAGCTGGCTACGGTATAGCTTCCAGGTGATATGAAGGATTGCCAGGTGTGTGTCCAAGCACGGTGTCATCAGAAAGGTGTACGAAAGTATTTTGTTAGGATTAGCCTCACCAATTGTGCGATTAATTGAGcctggatatcaatacaaccaTTGATAGAAAACggatatttaaaaatgttaatattACGTATTTCATGGTGATTACATACTTATATTGTTGCAGTGAACTTATTATGACTTGATTTCAGTTAAAACAATGTCACaaagtatttttttggtgtaaaTATCCACGAGTTTTAGCATACagccacaattggtacagCTATGGCGAATTGCTAGGAACactatagccataattggtaacttgagatgcaatttttaatcaaaattttcTATTGTTTCGCTAAACAttgtgtcaaaaaaaaaaaatactctcgTGTTCTACACATTGTAATCTACAAGAAAACATGAAGAAGTTTGA
Proteins encoded:
- the LOC120957931 gene encoding RNA-binding protein FUS; the encoded protein is MIRPILPILAYMSVLSSTYSLHMARDAYIKPPPPPPPAQLLDELDDMSELLAENGVDLMRPLMGTVHQKTHAGTGTGSGGGSGSIISIGSSSNGAVALGTINHVASNELPELSPPPAHLPAAMRHGPIGPLVGQPPRGLQELFGVQTNFDIRAAQQQLSHGGPNGVAASFDLNQSASASGMDDRDDDNRVGGGGGGGDDINGTGAGGGGGGQGNGNLQRSAASSKRASPTGSRNKMMADSGQDGGGGSSSGLPSIPHGIANQMMLRSTRGQRQYDVPQIECPPAMDGMERFACPTPDRQGRYRCIDDHVLCDGFIDCPEGEDEDRQACMFYKTTKAHLDVLADALLRWARGR